Proteins encoded in a region of the Thunnus thynnus chromosome 8, fThuThy2.1, whole genome shotgun sequence genome:
- the LOC137187426 gene encoding transmembrane protein 69-like, translating into MFSVIFRRSTFTAQKVLHWAGPPQRCWISSLAGASDGGSSSPGTCWASSARLPCAERAAGRAKTAAILGFMRTEPFHRTQTHCAAFLVRNQHFHSSAVRQKKRPKPEPPPRELDLLRYDMKDLWKSPKPALYLGFAGLIPFVSPTLLMAMSEMYFPELAYAQLAYGASIVSFLGGARWGFALPESSPAKPDWINLANSVVPSLIAWVAMLMSDSIVPAATMVIMGLGISLHYDLSLLPTYPSWFKALRSVLTAVAFFSLVGTLIMNGIYPEKKIFSD; encoded by the coding sequence GTGTTGCACTGGGCAGGTCCTCCGCAAAGATGCTGGATATCATCCCTGGCTGGAGCTTCTGATGGTGGATCCAGCAGCCCAGGGACCTGCTGGGCTTCATCAGCCAGGCTGCCCTGTGCAGAACGGGCTGCTGGACGAGCAAAAACTGCTGCTATACTTGGTTTCATGAGGACTGAGCCCTTCCACAGGACCCAGACTCATTGTGCTGCATTTTTAGTGAGGAACCAACATTTCCACTCTTCTGCTGTGAGGCAGAAGAAGCGACCAAAGCCTGAACCGCCTCCCAGAGAGCTGGATCTGCTCCGCTATGACATGAAGGACTTGTGGAAGAGTCCCAAACCTGCCCTGTACCTGGGGTTTGCAGGGCTGATCCCCTTCGTTTCCCCGACTCTGCTCATGGCTATGAGTGAGATGTACTTCCCAGAGCTGGCTTACGCCCAGTTAGCTTACGGCGCCTCTATCGTTTCCTTCTTGGGTGGAGCTCGCTGGGGATTTGCACTTCCTGAGAGCAGCCCTGCCAAACCTGACTGGATAAACCTGGCCAACAGCGTGGTTCCCTCCCTGATAGCCTGGGTGGCCATGCTGATGAGCGACAGCATCGTTCCTGCAGCCACCATGGTTATCATGGGACTTGGAATCTCGCTGCATTATGATCTGTCTCTGCTGCCCACTTACCCCAGCTGGTTCAAAGCCCTGCGCTCCGTCCTGACCGCCgtggcatttttttctcttgtagGGACACTCATAATGAATGGAATTTACCCAGAAAAGAAGATTTTCTCAGATTAA